In Saimiri boliviensis isolate mSaiBol1 chromosome 12, mSaiBol1.pri, whole genome shotgun sequence, one genomic interval encodes:
- the AVPI1 gene encoding arginine vasopressin-induced protein 1 — protein MNPTKATTMGTPASVVSEPPPWQAPTEARGRKQASANIFQDAELLQIQGLFQRSGDQLAEERAQIIWECAGDHHVAEALKRLRRKRPPRQKPLSHSLQHCSRLRIPEPPSPLADPQSATETASSEQYLHSRRTSARIRRNWRKPGPTSYLHQIRH, from the exons ATGAATCCTACAAA AGCAACCACAATGGGGACCCCAGCCTCAGTGGTCAGTGAGCCACCACCTTGGCAGGCCCCAACTGAAGCCCGGGGCCGCAAGCAGGCCTCAGCCAACATCTTCCAGGACGCCGAGCTGCTGCAGATCCAAGGCCTGTTTCAACGCAGCGGGGACCAGCTGGCTGAGGAACGGGCACAGATCATCTGGGAATGTGCAGGAGACCACCATGTGGCAGAGGCCCTGAAGAGGCTGCGCAGGAAGAGGCCCCCAAGGCAGAAACCCCTTAGCCACTCACTACAACACTGCAGCCGGCTCAG AATCCCAGAACCCCCCTCTCCACTGGCTGACCCACAGAGTGCCACGGAGACAGCCTCCAGCGAGCAGTATCTGCACTCTAGGAGGACAAGTGCCAGGATCCGCCGGAACTGGAGGAAGCCAGGCCCCACAAGCTACCTCCACCAGATCAGACACTGA